The Ramlibacter algicola genome segment GTCGCCACCCGCGTTCGGGGCCGTGGAGCTGGTGCTGCTGTCTTTGCCCGTGCCGCTGCTGGAGGTGCCCGCGCCGGAGGCGGAGCCGGAGCCGGAGCCCGACTGGGCGGCGGCGTAGCCGCCGAAAGCCATGGCGGCCGCGGCCGCGAGAATCGTGAGAGTCGTCTTCATCGTGAACTCCTAATGGAACTGCCCGCGAGGGTTGTTGGTGACAAGGCCGGCATTTCCGGCCGGCTGCACCGAGATTAGGAGGGGCCCCTGCAGGGCCAAAGTGAGTCTAGAGCGGCACGGCTTGTAGGACGGCTGCTGGCAAGCGCGAGGGGTGCGAAACGCTCAGCTACGTGCGGGCTCCTGGGGCTGTGCACCGCCCGCCACTGCATTCCAGCCTTCGAGTTGCAGCGCCGGGCACGCTGCTTCGAATCCGAGCGCCGCGTCCTCGTCGTCGAACAGGGAGACGTCGACACGCACCGATTTGCTCTCGGGGGTGGTCCATCGGGTGGGCAGCAGGCTGGGCATCGGCGGCTCCTTCACGGCGGTCCTTCCGCCTTGGAAACGATCATGCGCGGCTGAGGCACTTCGCGCATCGGCCGAACGGCGCGAGGGACCGTAGGAGCGTGCCTACGCCTGAGCTTGGCGGCCGTCCGCCGGGGCCGGCTGCTCGGTCTTGCGCACGCCGCGGATGTTCAGCACGGCCAGCGCCACCTGCAGCGCGATCAGCGCCCACGCGCCGTCGTGCCAACCCCACGCGACCCACAACACGTTGCTCGCGAGGAAGACCCAGAACCCCACGTTGCGCCGCGCCTTCTGGTTGGATGCGACCAGCCAGGCCGCGAGCAGGCTGGCGGCCATCGCGGGCCACTGCACCAGGTCGATCCATTCGCTCATGCCCGCAGGCTACGGGCGCCGCGCCGCGCGCGGGGCCAGCACGGTGCGCCGCGGGGTGTAGGACTCAGGCGGCCGCGCGGCGCGCGCTGCCGCGCCGCACGGCTTCGACGACACCGAGCACGACCAGGCCGGCGGCCAGCCCCGCGCACGCGTGCAGGAGGAGCGTCACGATCCCTTCGGCCGCGTGCGGCAGCGACGACGCGGCCCCCTCGATGGCGTGCTCGAGGGCCGGCACGCCGTGCGCCAGGATGCTGCCGCCCACGAGGAACATCGCGATCGTCCCGCCGATCGACAGCGCCCGCATCATCCACGGCGCCGCGCGCAGGATGCCGCCGCCCACCGCGCGCGCGGATGCCGACGGCCGGCGATGCAGCCAGGCGCCGAGATCGTCGAGCTTCACGATGCCCGCGACGAGGCCGTAGACGCCCACGGTCATGAGCAGTGCGATGCCGGCCAGCACGGCCAGTTGCGTCAGCAGCGGTTGGCCCGCGACGGTGCCCAGCGAGATGACGATGATCTCGGCCGACAGGATGAAGTCGGTGCGGATCGCGCCGCGCACCTTGCCCTTCTCGAGCGCGAGCACGTCGGTCGCCGGGTCGGCGAGCTTCTGCTCCAGCTCCTTGCGGTGCTCCTCCTCGCCTCCCGGATGCAGCAGCTTGTGCGCGACCTTCTCCGCCCCTTCGAAGCAGAGGTAGGCGCCGCCCAGCATCAGCAGCGGCAGCACGGCCCAGGGCGCGATCGCGCTGATGCCGAGCGCCGCCGGCACCAGGATCGCCTTGTTGACGATCGAACCCTTCGCGACCGCCCACACGACGGGCAGCTCGCGGTCGGCGCGCACGCCGCCCACCTGCTGCGCATTCAGCGCGAGATCGTCGCCGAGCACGCCGGCGGTCTTCTTGGCCGCGACCTTGGTCAGCAGGGAGACGTCGTCCAGCAGCGTGGCGATGTCGTCGAGGAGTGCGAAGAAGCTGGAAGCCATGGCCTTCCTATGATGCCGGACGATGGACGACGACCACGCATCCGGAGGCCCGCACCACTGGCAGGTGCGCGAGGGCGGCACCGTGTTCGAGGCCCGCGAGGGCGAGCCCGTGCTGCTGGCCGCCGAGCGGGCCGGCCTGCCCTGGCCGAGCTCGTGCCGCAACGGCACCTGCCGCACCTGCCTGCGGCGGCTGGTCACGGGCCAGGTCGCGTACCCGATGGACTGGCCGGGCGTGCTGGCGGAGGAGCGCCGCGCAGGCTGGTTCCTTCCGTGCGTCGCCCGCGCGCGCACCGACCTGGTGGTCGCGGACGGCGCCGCGCCTCACGAATTGCCGGTCACGTAGGGACCGCGGGGCTTCTTCTCTTCCTCGCGCACCGGGTGCTCGGCGGCACGGGGGTCGGGACGGTGGATCGTCTCGTTGCTGCCGTCGGGCCGCTGGTCCGGATCGTCCGGCGGCGTCTCGCGCGGCGGCATCACGTCCGGGGCGGAAGCAGGCTTGGTCATGGGCTCTCCTGGTCTGCCGTCCACTCTAGGAAACCGCGGCGCGGGCGGTGTGTAGGACGGCATCGCCGCGGCGGCGTCCCGGTCGCGCGGGGACAATGGCGCGCATGCCCCTGCGTTCCGTCCCGTTGCCTCCCGCCGTCCCGGGCCGCCTGTGGCTCGCGTCCATGCCCGGGCGGTTCGAGCCGTGGTCGACGTTCCTGGCCGAAGCCTCGCGGCTGCGCATCGACGAGGTCGTCTGCCTCACGCCGCGCGACGAGATCGCGACGCTGTCCCCGCGCTACCACGCCGCGGTGGCCACGGGCGAACTGCCCTTCCGCTGGCGCCAGGTCCCGGTGCCCAACTTCGGCGTGCCGCCCGACCGCGAGGCATTTCGCCAGGAGGTGCGGCAGGTGGCGTCGTCGCTGGCCGCCGGCGAGAGCGTCCTGCTGCACTGCGCGGCCGGCATGGGCCGCACCGGCAGCGCGGCAGTGTGCGTGCTGAAGGCGCTGGGCCTGGGCACCGACGACGCGCTGCAGCGCGTGCGCGACGCCGGCTCCAACCCACAGGGCGCGCAGCAGTCCGGCCTGGTGGAGTGGTTCTAGGCGCGCTGCGCGCTCACGGGCCGAGCAGCGCCCGCAGCATCCGTTCCTTCGCTTCGCAGCGCGGCAGGCCCCAGCAGGCGTCGAACGTTTCCGTGTCGTCACCGACGCCGCGCAACTGCACGCGCCACGGCTTGCGCAACAGCACGACGTGCACGTAGTTCGCGAACGACTCGGCGAAGTCGTCCCACGGGTTCGTCGCCGCATACAGGGTCGGGAACGAGGTACGAGCCAACGCGCGGTAGGTGGGCGCCGCCTCGGCGATGTCGAGCTTCGCGCCGACGTAGTACACGACGTCGGCGCGCTGCGCGAAGCCCTGGCCGTCGCGCGGATGGGGATGGCCCTTCCGGTCGGCCGCCCACGACACCTGCAGGAACGGCCACGGCGCCAGGGACGTCGGGAGCGTGCCCGCTTCCCACCCGGGATGGACGCCCTTCAGGATGCCGGCCGCGTGGCCGAGTTCGTGCAGCAGGATGTAGCGGATCGCCGCCTCGCGTTCGTTCGATGCTTCGGGCTCCATCTGGACGCTCAGGCGATGCAGGCCGTCGCGGCGGAATGGCGTGTTCTCCTTCCAGCTCGCCCAGCCGTTGCCATCGAGTCCCGCGAGCAGGCCGGCATCCAGGACGATGGACGCGGCCACGGCACGCCCTTGTGCATCCCGCACGATGGACGTGAATCCGGTGCTGCCCAGGCGGTCCACGAGCAGCACGCCCGCGAGCCCCGGCGCCACGAGGTCCCACACGCGCGCGGGGATGCCGTCCGCAGCGCGACGCAGGTCGGCAAGGAACGCGGCGTCCGGCGTGGCGGACCGCGGCCGCTCAGGGAATCCGTTCAGGCGGTTGTCCAGCGCCAGGTAGTCGACCACCTCAGCGGGCGCCGGCCGGATGCGGTCGCTGAGGGGCCTCTGCAGCATGGGGCGCCAGTAGTCGAGGTCGCGGACCACGTGCTGGCGCGAGCCGTCCCGCAGGCAACTCGTGTCGGTGTCGGCGCAGTCCCGGCCGAACGCGGGAAGCGCGAAGGCCAGGGCCAGCCAGGGTGCGAACGTCGACCGCATGCGCGGCGGATGCTCGCCGAGGCGGGCACCGCCGTGCAGCGGTGTTATCCCTTGAACGGGTTGGCGAACACGAACATCATCGCCACGCCCACGCCGATCAGGAAGTTGGCGTCGATCAGCCCGGCGAGCAGGAACATCTTCACCTGCAGCGGTTCCATCATCTCGGGCTGCCGCACCGCGCCTTCGATGAAGCGGCCGCCCATCGTGCCGATGCCCAGGCAGGCGCCGATGGCGCCCAGCCCGATGATCAGGCCGCACGCGACGGCGATGAGTCCGGTGTCTGTCATGGGGTCCTCCTTGTGGTGAGGCCCCATGCTCGCCCCGCTAGGGAAGGCCTGCAATGACCTGGGAGGTAACGG includes the following:
- a CDS encoding DUF808 domain-containing protein, yielding MASSFFALLDDIATLLDDVSLLTKVAAKKTAGVLGDDLALNAQQVGGVRADRELPVVWAVAKGSIVNKAILVPAALGISAIAPWAVLPLLMLGGAYLCFEGAEKVAHKLLHPGGEEEHRKELEQKLADPATDVLALEKGKVRGAIRTDFILSAEIIVISLGTVAGQPLLTQLAVLAGIALLMTVGVYGLVAGIVKLDDLGAWLHRRPSASARAVGGGILRAAPWMMRALSIGGTIAMFLVGGSILAHGVPALEHAIEGAASSLPHAAEGIVTLLLHACAGLAAGLVVLGVVEAVRRGSARRAAA
- a CDS encoding 2Fe-2S iron-sulfur cluster-binding protein — protein: MDDDHASGGPHHWQVREGGTVFEAREGEPVLLAAERAGLPWPSSCRNGTCRTCLRRLVTGQVAYPMDWPGVLAEERRAGWFLPCVARARTDLVVADGAAPHELPVT
- a CDS encoding protein-tyrosine phosphatase family protein gives rise to the protein MPLRSVPLPPAVPGRLWLASMPGRFEPWSTFLAEASRLRIDEVVCLTPRDEIATLSPRYHAAVATGELPFRWRQVPVPNFGVPPDREAFRQEVRQVASSLAAGESVLLHCAAGMGRTGSAAVCVLKALGLGTDDALQRVRDAGSNPQGAQQSGLVEWF
- the atpE gene encoding F0F1 ATP synthase subunit C, yielding MTDTGLIAVACGLIIGLGAIGACLGIGTMGGRFIEGAVRQPEMMEPLQVKMFLLAGLIDANFLIGVGVAMMFVFANPFKG